A single window of Streptomyces sp. NBC_00464 DNA harbors:
- a CDS encoding LacI family DNA-binding transcriptional regulator, with translation MAARERVTIREVAAQAGVSPATVSRVLSGNYPVPPATRMRVIKAARSLDYVANVHARALVGGGRSMVAVILRQVTNPFYAQVAEGVEAEASDHGRLCLVGSTGGDPRREMELVQLMREEGAGLVILVGGIVEDEAYRERVARYAHALQGTGSRLVLCGRPSSDPALPAIVVEFDNEAGARALTSHLISAGHRRIVFLGGLPGNSALDARVAGYRAALTSHGLADEDAHVIDCGLGRSAGHRGMAELLARRSDFTAVFAGDDMVAAGALRAIADAGLRVPDDISVVGYNDIPLAQDFNPPLTTVRTPAEELGRAAVRLALRDSERLSAPVHHVLGTHIVVRDSVGPPAPHREALSSGGTTPA, from the coding sequence ATGGCGGCAAGGGAACGGGTCACGATCCGCGAGGTGGCAGCGCAAGCGGGGGTCTCCCCCGCTACGGTTTCGCGCGTACTGAGTGGCAACTACCCGGTACCGCCCGCTACTCGCATGCGGGTGATCAAGGCGGCCCGTTCTCTGGACTATGTCGCCAATGTCCACGCACGGGCTCTGGTCGGCGGTGGCCGCAGCATGGTGGCCGTGATTCTCAGGCAGGTCACGAACCCCTTTTACGCGCAGGTGGCCGAGGGAGTGGAGGCCGAGGCCTCCGACCACGGCAGGCTCTGTCTGGTCGGCTCCACCGGTGGGGACCCGCGTCGCGAGATGGAGCTGGTCCAGCTCATGCGTGAGGAGGGTGCCGGTCTGGTGATTCTCGTGGGCGGGATCGTCGAGGACGAGGCCTACCGTGAGCGGGTGGCGCGTTACGCGCATGCGCTGCAAGGAACAGGGTCGCGACTCGTGTTGTGCGGTCGTCCGTCCTCCGACCCCGCACTGCCCGCGATCGTGGTCGAATTCGACAACGAGGCAGGTGCTCGCGCCCTCACGAGTCACCTCATATCCGCAGGCCACCGGCGCATCGTGTTCCTCGGCGGGCTGCCGGGCAACAGCGCTCTGGACGCCCGGGTAGCCGGCTACCGCGCGGCTCTGACGTCGCACGGCCTTGCCGACGAGGACGCACACGTCATCGACTGTGGACTCGGACGGAGCGCCGGACATCGGGGCATGGCGGAGCTGTTGGCCCGGCGCAGCGACTTCACCGCCGTCTTCGCCGGCGACGACATGGTCGCGGCAGGAGCGCTGCGCGCCATCGCCGACGCCGGTCTGCGTGTCCCCGACGACATCTCCGTCGTCGGCTACAACGACATACCTCTCGCCCAGGACTTCAACCCCCCGCTCACCACGGTGCGCACCCCCGCCGAGGAGCTGGGACGAGCAGCAGTGCGCCTCGCCCTGCGCGACTCGGAACGGCTGTCGGCACCCGTCCATCACGTTCTCGGAACGCACATCGTCGTACGGGACAGCGTCGGCCCTCCGGCACCGCACCGTGAAGCCCTCAGCTCTGGAGGAACCACCCCCGCATGA
- a CDS encoding extracellular solute-binding protein: MPRMSRRTVLRTMAATGVAAAVPSLLTACSSSSSGGDVSNAGKKLAAWPAYKAAPGAKPDLAPTDSGVQSGYTSYPADLTTTVKRTPGDGSTIRVMSVTFGTPPKPAAENQYWRAVEKALGVKIEFTVIPQADYQKKMATVMAGEAESLPDIINMFSGYVLPREAQFVQKRAQDLTSYLSGAAIHDYPNLAGIPTPAWRDMGRVGGQIYGIPLERPVTGSTLWLNQGLFTDAGMKEGWTSQDFAAVARKATRGKTYALGAAAGSLFGNSVHSAAHNVAAWAVGKDGKFHANYTDERLKATVAFQSQLRKNGSYHPDATSMSSPDLSTLFLNGTVASQQNGFGAYQVLYPDTKGLFTPAPALPYSVDGTPGGVVAARRSFGYTILKKAKKERIEMLLRVLDFLAAPFGSKEWELLQFGSEGVHFTRGKDGSPERNKLGEVENITNLPFRYLAEGPQVLFVAGRPEAVRALHSWQQKVVPVAIRSASFGLVSGTEVTQGTTLRALMDDTITAVIAGRSSMADFDAAVKKWRSRGGDTMAEEFAKEYAANS, from the coding sequence ATGCCCAGAATGTCCAGGCGTACCGTTCTGCGTACCATGGCGGCCACAGGCGTCGCCGCCGCCGTGCCGTCCCTCCTCACCGCCTGCTCCAGCTCCTCGAGCGGCGGCGACGTGTCCAACGCGGGCAAGAAGCTCGCCGCCTGGCCCGCGTACAAGGCCGCACCGGGCGCCAAGCCGGACCTGGCCCCGACGGATTCCGGGGTCCAGTCCGGCTACACCAGCTACCCCGCGGACCTGACCACCACCGTCAAGCGCACACCGGGCGACGGGAGCACCATCCGGGTCATGTCCGTCACCTTCGGCACACCCCCCAAGCCTGCAGCGGAGAACCAGTACTGGCGTGCTGTCGAGAAGGCCCTCGGCGTGAAGATCGAGTTCACGGTCATCCCGCAGGCCGACTACCAGAAGAAGATGGCCACGGTCATGGCCGGCGAAGCCGAGTCACTGCCTGACATCATCAACATGTTCTCCGGCTATGTGCTGCCTCGCGAGGCGCAGTTCGTCCAGAAGCGGGCCCAGGACCTCACCTCCTACCTGTCCGGGGCAGCGATCCACGACTACCCCAACCTTGCCGGGATCCCCACGCCCGCATGGCGCGACATGGGCCGGGTCGGCGGCCAGATCTACGGCATACCCCTCGAACGCCCGGTGACGGGCTCCACTCTCTGGCTCAACCAGGGTCTTTTCACCGACGCCGGCATGAAGGAGGGGTGGACCTCTCAGGACTTCGCTGCCGTCGCCCGGAAGGCGACCCGTGGAAAGACCTACGCCCTGGGTGCGGCGGCCGGTTCACTGTTCGGCAATAGTGTGCACTCCGCCGCGCACAACGTCGCGGCCTGGGCCGTGGGCAAGGACGGAAAGTTCCACGCGAACTACACCGATGAGCGGCTCAAGGCCACCGTCGCGTTCCAGTCCCAGCTGCGCAAGAACGGCTCCTACCACCCGGACGCCACCTCGATGTCCTCCCCTGACCTCAGCACCCTCTTCCTCAACGGGACCGTCGCCTCGCAGCAGAACGGCTTCGGCGCCTACCAGGTCCTCTACCCGGACACGAAGGGGCTGTTCACCCCGGCCCCGGCGCTGCCCTACAGCGTGGACGGGACCCCGGGCGGAGTCGTCGCCGCCCGGCGCTCCTTCGGCTACACCATCCTGAAGAAGGCCAAGAAGGAACGCATCGAGATGCTGCTGCGGGTCCTCGACTTCCTGGCGGCACCGTTCGGTTCCAAGGAGTGGGAGCTGCTGCAGTTCGGCTCGGAGGGCGTTCACTTCACCCGCGGCAAGGACGGCTCGCCGGAGCGCAACAAGCTCGGGGAGGTGGAGAACATCACCAATCTCCCGTTCCGCTACCTCGCTGAGGGACCCCAGGTGCTGTTCGTGGCAGGGCGTCCCGAAGCCGTCCGCGCCCTGCACTCGTGGCAGCAGAAGGTGGTGCCCGTCGCGATACGCAGCGCCTCCTTCGGGCTGGTGTCCGGTACCGAGGTCACGCAGGGCACAACCCTGCGGGCACTGATGGACGACACGATCACGGCAGTGATCGCGGGCCGGTCGTCCATGGCGGATTTCGATGCCGCGGTCAAGAAGTGGCGCAGTCGGGGCGGCGACACAATGGCTGAGGAATTCGCGAAGGAGTACGCCGCCAACAGCTAG
- a CDS encoding carbohydrate ABC transporter permease — translation MSTQTRPGWMEKPKPVTQVGKVIALVVVVALVCVPFLTILSTSLASQREVVANGGWVLWPTDPTLDAYRDILNGGIVTHALGVSIGVTVVGTALSLLCTVFLAYALARPNVYGSKPVLMLVLFTFLFPPGMIPSFLVVKELGLLDSYASLVLPVLVNVFNLVVLRGFFQGIPEELYEAARLDGAGDLRILWTIVLPLSKAALAVVGLFYAVAYWNSWFYASLYMESDHWPLQQVLRTYVVAGEGLTDTTTGEGTVSAPQTVQMAVLVIATVPILLVYPFLQKYFTKGVLTGAIKS, via the coding sequence GTGAGCACGCAGACACGCCCCGGGTGGATGGAGAAGCCCAAACCGGTCACGCAGGTCGGCAAGGTGATCGCCCTGGTCGTCGTGGTGGCGCTGGTGTGCGTTCCCTTCCTGACGATCCTGTCCACCTCGCTCGCCTCGCAGCGCGAGGTGGTCGCCAACGGCGGATGGGTCCTGTGGCCGACGGACCCCACGCTCGACGCCTACCGCGACATCCTGAACGGTGGCATCGTCACGCACGCCCTGGGGGTGAGCATCGGCGTCACCGTGGTTGGCACCGCACTCAGCCTGCTCTGCACGGTCTTCCTCGCCTACGCTCTGGCGAGGCCCAATGTCTACGGCAGCAAGCCCGTGCTGATGCTGGTGCTCTTCACGTTCCTCTTCCCGCCCGGCATGATCCCCAGCTTCCTGGTCGTGAAAGAGCTCGGACTGCTGGACTCCTACGCCTCACTGGTCCTTCCGGTACTGGTCAACGTATTCAACCTCGTCGTCCTGCGCGGGTTCTTCCAGGGCATACCGGAGGAGCTGTACGAGGCCGCCCGTCTCGACGGGGCCGGGGATCTGCGCATCCTCTGGACCATCGTGCTGCCGCTGTCCAAGGCGGCGCTCGCCGTCGTCGGGCTGTTCTACGCCGTGGCGTACTGGAACTCCTGGTTCTACGCCTCGCTGTACATGGAGAGCGACCACTGGCCGTTGCAGCAAGTTCTGCGCACCTACGTCGTCGCCGGTGAAGGCCTCACCGACACGACCACAGGTGAGGGCACGGTCAGTGCTCCGCAGACGGTGCAGATGGCGGTCCTGGTCATCGCCACGGTCCCGATCCTGCTCGTCTACCCGTTCCTTCAGAAGTACTTCACCAAGGGCGTGCTCACCGGCGCCATCAAGAGCTGA
- a CDS encoding ABC transporter permease, translating to MFGSFGYFVVFHYGALAGNIIAFKDYVPFDGIWGSAWVGGANFEQMLGDEEFWHSVVNTIAIAVLQLVFYFPVPLALALLLHSLTWGTVRRFVQSIAYLPHFVSWVIVVALFQQVLGDTGMVNGYLQDAGIHSVDIIGNPDAFKPLVVAQVIWKDAGWGTIIFLAALSQVDEQQYEAAAIDGAGPWRRFWHVTLPAIRPVVVLLLIMRLGDILSVGFEQMLLQRDAVGPQAAEIIDTFVYYQGIVGGNYGFAAAAGLFKGLIGAALVYAANKVAHRLGEQGVYR from the coding sequence ATGTTCGGCAGCTTCGGCTATTTCGTCGTCTTCCACTACGGCGCGCTCGCCGGCAACATCATCGCCTTCAAGGACTACGTCCCCTTCGACGGCATCTGGGGCAGCGCCTGGGTCGGTGGCGCCAACTTCGAACAGATGCTGGGCGACGAGGAGTTCTGGCACTCCGTCGTCAACACGATCGCGATCGCGGTCCTGCAGCTCGTCTTCTACTTCCCCGTGCCGCTCGCCCTGGCCCTGCTGTTGCACAGCCTCACGTGGGGCACGGTCCGCCGCTTCGTCCAGTCGATCGCCTACCTGCCGCACTTCGTGTCGTGGGTGATCGTCGTCGCCCTCTTCCAGCAGGTCCTGGGTGACACCGGCATGGTGAACGGCTACCTCCAGGACGCCGGCATCCACTCGGTCGACATCATCGGCAACCCCGACGCCTTCAAGCCCCTCGTGGTCGCCCAGGTCATCTGGAAGGACGCGGGCTGGGGCACCATCATCTTCCTGGCAGCGCTCTCCCAGGTCGACGAGCAGCAGTACGAGGCCGCGGCCATCGACGGGGCGGGCCCCTGGCGCCGCTTCTGGCACGTAACCCTTCCGGCCATCCGACCGGTCGTCGTCCTTCTGCTCATCATGCGACTGGGGGACATCCTGTCCGTCGGCTTCGAACAGATGCTGCTCCAACGCGACGCGGTCGGCCCCCAGGCCGCCGAGATCATCGACACGTTCGTCTACTACCAGGGCATCGTCGGCGGAAACTACGGCTTCGCCGCCGCCGCGGGCCTGTTCAAGGGCCTCATCGGGGCCGCACTCGTCTACGCGGCCAACAAGGTGGCACACCGCCTCGGCGAGCAGGGGGTCTACAGGTGA
- a CDS encoding hydroxyacid dehydrogenase — protein sequence MRTTRPRAAVVLSRALKHELFGPADWADLAGIADVVAECEDSAALSVHPRRHEAEVLVTSWGMPRLTEQVLSDLPALRVVAYAAGSVRGLVSEAVWARDIVVVSAAEANNEPVAEYVYAQTVLALKDVHRRAHRIKTGRELPTLDGIPGIYGQPVGLVSFGSIARKVAARLHSLETNVMAWDPYLPPEDLRRLGVKPVDALEDLCARSLVLSVHAPLIPGRTEKLITGELLRRLPHGATVINTARGAVMDEDALIDVLGERPDLYAVLDVTTHEPLPPASPLYTLPNVMLTGHVAGTVSGERRAMGRLVIEELRRVADGASPLHAVSADSSLLRA from the coding sequence ATGCGAACCACCCGCCCGCGCGCCGCCGTTGTGCTGAGCCGCGCGCTCAAGCACGAACTTTTCGGTCCGGCCGACTGGGCAGACCTGGCCGGCATCGCTGACGTGGTGGCCGAATGCGAGGACAGTGCGGCGCTGAGTGTGCATCCTCGCCGTCACGAGGCCGAGGTACTGGTCACGTCATGGGGCATGCCTCGTCTGACCGAGCAAGTCCTCTCGGACCTTCCGGCGCTGCGGGTCGTGGCATACGCCGCCGGCTCCGTACGGGGGCTCGTCAGCGAAGCCGTCTGGGCCCGGGACATCGTCGTCGTGTCGGCGGCCGAAGCGAACAACGAACCTGTGGCCGAGTACGTCTACGCCCAGACAGTGCTGGCCCTCAAGGACGTGCACCGCCGGGCACACCGGATCAAAACCGGGAGGGAACTGCCCACACTGGACGGCATCCCGGGCATCTACGGACAGCCGGTCGGCCTGGTCTCCTTCGGTTCGATCGCGCGCAAGGTCGCTGCACGTCTGCACAGCCTTGAAACCAACGTGATGGCTTGGGACCCATACCTTCCTCCCGAAGACCTTCGCCGCCTGGGCGTCAAGCCCGTCGACGCACTGGAGGACCTGTGCGCACGCTCCCTCGTGCTGAGCGTCCATGCCCCTCTGATCCCTGGCCGGACGGAAAAGTTGATCACGGGTGAACTCCTGCGACGTCTGCCCCACGGTGCGACAGTCATCAATACGGCACGAGGCGCCGTGATGGACGAGGACGCGCTCATCGATGTACTGGGCGAGCGCCCGGACTTGTACGCCGTCCTCGACGTGACCACCCATGAACCGCTGCCTCCCGCTTCACCTCTGTACACCCTGCCCAATGTCATGCTCACCGGCCATGTCGCCGGAACCGTGAGCGGTGAACGCAGGGCCATGGGCCGCCTTGTCATCGAAGAGCTCCGTCGCGTCGCCGACGGGGCATCTCCCCTGCACGCCGTCTCGGCGGACTCCTCGCTCCTGCGCGCCTGA